In the Desulfosporosinus acidiphilus SJ4 genome, GAGGATCTTTTTAGCGTGTTTAAATAAGGCTTTTCCGGCAGGTGTAAGGCTGAGCCGCCGGGAGGAACGATTAAGAAGTTTGGCTCCAAATTCGTCTTCAAGATTTCGAATGTGGAAACTGACGCTTGGCTGAGATAAAAAGAGTTCTTCGGCAGCCCGAGAAAAACTATTATTATCGACCACCGTTACGAGAACTTTAAGTGATTCCGTAATCAAAACAAAAACCTCCTCGATTCTTTAAAGCCTAATCGAATTAGGATTAATTGACTTTATATTTAATAAGTAAATCTTTAGGATAGAACATCTCGATTGTAACTGAAAATCTCAACCCTTATAGTTAGACAAGAACCTGAAGGAAAAACAACTTGTAAGCACTTGTTCCGGAGCAAGTGTTGAAAAGGAATATTTCGGGTATTTTTTAGCAAATGGAAAGGGTTGAAGACAAATGTCTCAAAATAATATGGCTTACGTTGGAACGACAACAAACTTTAAACCAAAATCAAGGTTGTTTAGATTTTATGGCGGTATATTGTTTACTTTGGCTATTGCTGCAATTGGTACGGTGGCATCCAATTTACCTATTCTGGATCGAATAGGTGCTATGCTCACATCGATTCTTATTGCAGTGGTGTATGGAAACGTCTTTGGTTATCCAGAAAGTATTCATACAGGAATACAATTTTCTGGGCATAAAATCCTGCGTTTTGCCATTATCTTATATGGTTTCAAACTCAATATTGATGTCGTTATAAACCAAGGGGGCTTGCTTCTGGTTCATGATATATTATCTATTCTGGTTGCTATTAGTATAACAGTCTTGCTTGGTAAACTATTCAAGGGGGAAAAGATGCTTACCTTGCTTCTGGGAATAGGAACAGGCGTATGTGGTGCTGCGGCTATTGCCGCTGTTTCTCCGGTTGTCAATGCGGATGATGAAGATACTGCACTCGGAGCAGGTATTATCGCCCTGGTTGGTACTGTGTTTGCTATTGGTTATGCTCTGATTCGCCCTATTCTTCCGATTTCTCCGGTCCAATTCGGAATTTGGAGCGGAATTAGTTTGCATGAGATAGCCCATGTTGCTGCGGCCGCAGCAACGGCCGGTCCGAATGCTTTAGAGATCGGTTTATTAGCTAAACTGGGACGGGTCTTTCTGCTTATTCCGTTGAGTATGATTCTTTCACTCTGGACACGGCGGAATAAGAAACAGGGAGAAGCGAAAAGGGCACCATTCCCCTGGTTTTTAATTGGTTTTCTTGCAGCAAGTATCATCGGGACGTATTTTCACATACCAAAAATTATTTTGAAGGAGATTTCAGATGTTATTGGTCCTTTCTTGTTAGCGGCTGCTATGGTTGGTTTGGGACTCCATGTTAATGTATCACGTCTGCGCAACCGGGCGTTACGGCCATTGTTGGCAATGCTTATCGCATCGATTGTTCTTTCTGTGTTTTCTTACGCTACACTTTGGTTTTAGAACTCGTATTGATTACTTTTCATTTAACTTAGCAAATATAAGTGAAATGTGAAATTAGAATATTATATTTTAAACATAAGGAATTTATATAAGTTGATATTATCTGAAATCTTCTCATTAATTTTGGGAAGATTTTTTTGCTGCAGGTGAAGACAGGGATCAAAGTTATGACCATTCCTCATCAGAAGGAGAGAAGGGGCAAATCCAAAGCTCAAACTTGCTTAGTTTGCTTGCGATAATTATAAAATACTCCGGAATCATGAGTCTCTTCGCCATCCTAACGTTTTATACAGAGAAATTTTTGACCCGAAGGAATGTCTGTTAAGTTAGCTTGCCGGATTAGATGCTTTGTATTTCCTTGTGCTTCCAATTTTGGCCTTGACAAGCACAATAAATATGAATAGACTGGATTAAATGATAGAGGTGCATTATACAATCAGTACCCGAAGTTGTTAAGGTTTACGTAAGACCGTAGCTTCGGTGAAAGGGGTAGATGCCGAAGTCGGTCTTATTTACGTGGAGACTGGGCTGGTTGAACGAAATAAGATTCGTTCAACTGTCGCATTTGCGGAGAGCTATCTATATTACCATAATGGATTGTAAAGTCGTATGGGTAATTTAGTAGCTGATTCCGTATCAGCTATTTTTTTATTGAAGGAGATTTTAATATGGAAAAGAACACTGTGTTTAAGGGTATCGCAACTGCTCTTATTACCCCTCTGGACGAAACAGGAATTAATTATGAGCAGTTCGGCAAATTGATTGATTGGCAAATTACAGAAGGAATTGACGCTCTGGTAATTTGCGGAACCACCGGTGAAGCGTCGACCCTCACTGACGCCGAACACAGAGAGGCCATTTCATTTGCTGTTCAGCGCGCGGCAGGCAGAGTACCAATTATTGCCGGCACAGGCAGCAATGATACGGAATACGCACATGACCTCACGCGTTATGCCTGCGAAGCAGGTGCGGATGCAATGCTCGTAGTTACCCCTTATTACAATAAGGCTACGCAAAAGGGCCTGATTAAAATGTTTACCCAAATTGCCGACAAGAGTACAAAACCCATTATCCTCTATAATGTGCCTTCAAGGACAGGTATTAATATTGAGCCGGAAACCTATGAGGTATTGGCTGAACACCAAAATATAGTAGGGATTAAAGAAGCAAATGGCAACATTTCTAAAATTGTCGAAACAATGGCTCGTGTGCGTGGCAAGCTTGATTTGTATTCAGGCAATGACGATCAAATAGTTCCCCTCATGGCACTTGGCGGAATTGGCTGCATTTCTGTCCTTTCCAACATAATGCCTGCCCAGACCCGTGAGATTTGCACCCGTTTCTTTAACGGTGACATCGCAGGCAGTGCTGAGCAGCAATTTGAACTTTACAATCTAATCAATGTACTATTTAGTGAAGTAAATCCTATTCCAGTCAAGGCTGCTATGGCAGCTATGGGTTTCTGCAAGGATTATCTGAGATTACCTCTCACTACAATAGAGGATACTCACCGTGAAAAGTTGATTTCTATTATGAGAAGATATGGATTGAATGTCTGAGGAAAGAACACCTCCGATTTCAATAACTAGTATTATGTCCTACGACCGGACAAAACCGGGGGTAGGACTTTTTTTAGGTAGTCACCGACCATGGCGATAGAGCGGAAGAATAGCTGGTTGTTAGCGTATCGGGGTATGTTGTTTTTTAATAGTGATTCAAGTTGAACTACCAAAATGATACAATAATTACAGATCAGTGATAGAACGTGCGAATGAGCGATGCGCCTGAATAAATTTGTTGTAACGGTCTAAGGAGGAAAAGTTCAATGTACAAAAAGCCGGAGGATCTGTTATGATTTTCATTGGAGTCATCGCAATAGTTTATAAGTAATAGATAATTTTTTGGGGACTGAATCTCCTTATGAAAAGGCAAAATAAGATGAGTTACTAAAAATTAAATTGGAGAGAAGAGACAGATGAACAAGCAACGAATCAATGATGTTATCGACAAAATGAAAAAAGAGGGCCTGACACAGATCATAGTGTCATCCACGGCATCCCTTTATTACTTAACCGGGTATTGGGTTGAACCTCATGAGCGCATGATTGCCTTGTATTTGGATGCTTCGGGAAAGGCAGTTCTGTTTGGCAATGAGATTTTTGGCCTGAATAGTATGCCGGATTTGCCGCTGATTTGTCACACAGACAGCGAAAATCCTGTCAAGGATCTAGCCAACGTGGTTAAAGCAGGAAAACTGGGGATTGATAAGTTTTGGAGCAGTAAGTTCCTAATTGAGTTGATGGGGTTAAGGAATGATGTTGTACCTGTTCACGGTTCTGCTCCTGTAGATCTGGCCAGAATGTTTAAAGATGAACCTGAAATGATCATGATGCGCCATAATTCCCGCATCAATGATCAGGTGGTTGGAACGGTCATATCTATGCTCGAAGACGGAGTGACAGAAAATTATCTTGCTTCTCAAGTCAATAAGCTCTTCCTGCAAAACGGTGCGGATTGTGAAGGGACACAGATTGTTTGCTTTGGCGCAAACGGCGCAGATCCCCATCATAGCAGTGACAGCACGGTTCTCCAAACAGGCGACAGTGTGATTTTAGACATTTTTACACCTTTGAACCACTATTGGTGCGATATGACAAGAACTGTATTTTATAAAACTGTTTCCGAGCAGCAGCGTCGTGTATATGACCTAGTAAAGCTCGCCAACGAAACGGCAATTTCCAGGATAAAGCCGGGAGTATTGCTTTCGGAAATAGATAAAACAGCGAGGGATATCATTATTCAGGGAGGATACGGCAAGTATTTTACCCATCGACTGGGACATGGAATTGGTCTTGAATGTCATGAACCTCCTGATGTAAGCCTTGCTTCGGATATTCCCCTTGAGGCAGGTATGATTTTTTCTGTTGAGCCGGGAATTTATTTGCCTGGGGAGTTTGGTGTGAGAATTGAAGATCTCGTGATGGTCATGGAGGATGGCTGCGAGGTTCTCAATAAGTATCCCAAGGAATTGCAAGTTATTCTTTGACGCATAGGAAGGGTACAAGAAAAAGAGAAGCCGGTCGCCTAGAGAACGTGTATACTGTTCGTTACATTATGCTAGCTGGAGGTATTTGAATTGCCAGATATTAAGTTTGAAATTAAGGAAACCATCGGGGTTCTATCCGAATCAGCGAAAGGATGGAATATGGCTAGAGACAAGGCCGATAAGATGCCGGTTTACTAGGTGATCTTGTAAGAGGTTTTGCATTCGAAGGAGCAGTGATTGGCCAATAATACAGCGTTGAATTCAGAAGAGTTAAGCCAAACATGGTCAAGACACTCTTATTGACAATGCTATTAAGCAAACGGTACAATTGTTTTAACTTCTTTAGAAATTTGATCGGGTAGAAAGATGCTCGATTAATTTTTTGCCATTTCCATTTAATGAAGAAAAACAATTACTTTTCAATTAGCAATTATTATCGATCCATTTAGACTAACAAGTTGTAGTATTGAAAGAAGGAATTAAACGTGCAATTTCGCTCTGTTCTGTCCGGCTTGGAAGATATCGGCCAAAAGCTTGAAAAAGGGGAACGCTTGGACCGTGCCGATGGGATTAGCTTGCTGCGAACAAATAATATCCTTGGATTAGGTTATTTGGCGAATGAAGCCCGACATGCCAAGGTCGGCGATCAAGTCTATTTTAACAACAATGCACATATTAACTATAGCAATGTTTGTAAAGTGCGCTGTGGATTTTGTGCCTTTGGCAAAGACCTGGACGAAAAAGGTTCCTATACAATGACTATTGAACAGGTCGTTGAGCGCGCCAAACATTTTGCTTCCTTAGGTGCTACTGAAATTCATATGGTGGGAGGAATTCACCCGGAGCTTCCCTTCTCCTTCTATGTAGAAATGCTGCAAAAAGTTCAGGAGAGCGTACCTCAAGTCAGTATTAAAGCTTTTACCGCTGCAGAGTATGACTATTTTGCTCAAATTGAGGGTGTGCCTGTAGAAGAGATCCTTAAAAGATTAGCAAAGGTAGGTCTTCGCTTTGTTACTGGGGGAGGAGCCGAAAATTTCAGTCAGCGGGTACGAGATATTATCTGTCCTGGAAAATTAAGCGGTGAGCGTTGGTTGGAAGTCCATAGAACAGCCCATAAATTAGGAATACCCACGAATGCGAATATGCTCTATGGTATTATAGAAACTGATGAAGAGTTGATTGATCATCTACTAGCCTTGCGTAAGCTGCAGGATGAAACCGGAGGCTTTTATGCTTTAATTCCGACGGCCTTTCATCCGAAGAATACAAAATTCGAATACCTGCCCCAGGCCAGTGCCGTAAGAACTTTAAAAGTTATTGCCACGGCCCGCCTTATTCTTGATAACTTCCGATATATTAAAGCTTACTGGGTGTCTTCCGGTTTACAGCTTGCGCAAATGTGCCTGAATTTTGGAGCTAACGATTTAGATGGAGTAGTGCGAGAGGAAAAAATTTATCACACCGCCGGTGCTTCCAGCCCACAAGAACAAAGTGAACAGGAACTAATCCGTATGATTAATGAAGTTGGCTTAACTGCCGTTGAACGAGATACCTTTTATAATGTTCGAAAAATTTACGAACCCAACCCCAAGTGATGCATAAAAATCTGTAAAAAGAGCACTATATGATCAAGGGTATACAGTGGTCGAGCCAAGATTTATATCGGCTCTTTGCGGGTCGATATGGGTCGGCCAAAGATGATTTTCAGGTGTTAAAACGCTTGTTTGTTGTCGGAGGGAAGATCTTTTATAGTGGGGAAAAGCTTTATTACAGTCGATTTTTGGCAACAATATTGATTGTTATGGGGTTCCAACTTATTGTAAAAGGTCGAGCTAAGATGATGCGGGGTATTGATTTTTTTCATAGATATACAAGGCAGCTTGCATAACTATGAATTGACTGGTCATATACAGCCGTAAGGTTGTGTGTGGTTGGGTAGGTATCTTGCATGGTCGAACGAACCATTTTTATGGGTTGTGACCTGCTTGATAATGGTCGAAAGATCATTCTTAGGTAATAAGCTATCTATAAAGGTGCAAGGTAGATCATTGTATGCTCTTTATAAGCTCCTGTCTTCGGACAGGGCTTATATTTTTTAGGAGAGAAAGGCTTTGTCACTCCACAATCGTGGTGGAGAGACAAAGCCTTTCTCAAGTTGTGCAGCTAATAGAATGAGAAAATTTAGTAATTAATACGGAGGAAGAGAGCATTTCTTGCCGAACTCATACTTAAAAGTTAAATCGAAAGGGCCCTTTGTCAGTTGAAGATCAGTTGAGGATAGAAGAGACCCCTAGAACTCTTTACTTTCGTATAAAGGTGGTTGAACTGTCATGAACAATAGCGGTGTACAGCCGAAAGCCGATGTGATCATTATTGGAGCAGGTATTATAGGTTTAAGCATCGCATATCACCTGCTGGAGCGCGAACCTCAATGTTCGATTATCGTCTTGGAAAAGGAAAAATTGCTGGGTCTGGGTTCAACAGGAACATGTACCGGAGGCATTCGTTATCAATTTACCAGTCCTCTGCTCAGGAAGCTAAGTCTGCAAAGCCGGGATTTTTTCCTTAATTTCGAAACAGTCTTTGATGCTCCTTGCTGGTATCGGGAGCGAGGGTATTTAATGCTGGCCTCGCAGGAATTCCTATGGAAGGAGCTCCGGCAGGCAACAGAACAAGCCAAGGATGAAGGGATTCCTATCAACCTGCTTCTCCAAGAGGACTTGGAAAAGAATTTCCCCTATCTGCAGAGAGAGCGTTACTTGGGGGGAACCTTTGGCCAATGGGATGCCTATGCGGATCCTTACGCTGTCCTAGCGGCTCTTTATGCTTCAGTGCGCCGCAAGGGAGTCAGGGTCAATTTTGAACAGGAAGTTACTAAAATTATTACCCGGGACGAAGATGTTATAGGTGTTGAAACGACGAAAGGAACGCTTTGGAGCCCCATTGTTGTGAATGCCTCCGGCCCTTATGCCGCTAAAGTGGCAGCTTCAGCGGGAATTATGCTGCCCGTACATCCTTTCCTACGCCAGGTTTATGTTTGTACCAACCCCAAAGATGTACCGCCTGCTGCTCCTTTGATTGTTGATCTAACCAGTGGTTTTTATCTGCATCAGGAAGCCAGCGGAAAAACAATTTTATTGGGAGGAACAGATAAAGATACTCGGCCTGGAATTGATGAAACAATTGACAAATCCCTGGCGGAAGAGTTTTTTATGGCGGCGATGGAGACAATTCCTTCCGCTCTGAACATTAAATGGCTTCGCACTTATACAGGAATTAGGGAACAAACTTCCGATTTCCACCCCATTCTCGGTGAGGTTTCCGAATTAAAAGGATTTTTTGTGGTCAGTGGATTAAGCGGCCACGGTTTTATGCATGCTCCGGCCATTGGCAGTATTATGGCAGAGCTAATCATTAAGGGCGGCTCGGAACGAATCGAAAGCTCGTTACTTTTTCCCCAGCGGTTTTCCAGAAGTCATCTCTCGGAAGCCCTTGAATTTTAGTCCAAAAGAAAGTGCTAGACTGATTTAGTCACTGCAAATTAAATCGGATGTTTTTTCATATAGTCTTGGAGCCAAAGACTATGGAATTCTTCATCCAATCGATATTCCATGAGAGTCCGGCGCAGTATTGAATACTTTTTGTCGGTACTTTCCTGAATAAAGGCTTGGTACGTTTGTATAGCTTTATTTTCTAAGGCCATGCCAAGTTTGCAGGTATTATGTGCCCCCGTCGACTTGACCATGTCTCCGAGAAATGTACCAGCTAAACTAAACACTGATCCCTTAACGGTGGGCGGATCGACATTTGCTTTGTCTAACTCTTCGGCAAAAAAATCCACATGACCTTGCTCAATCTGGGCCATCTTTTCAAAGGCATGGCAATAGTATTCGTCTGTTGAGGACTGTAGCTGTTCGTTATAATAGGCTACCTGGAAGGTTTCCAAGGTATAAAATTCTTTAAATCGCGACAGTAGTTTTTGGTCCATGATTTACTCCTAAATTTATTTGAACGCAACTTCTTGATCGTTCACTCATTATATTAAAATTCATCAAAAGGCTGATTTCTATTCGGATATAAGCGTGCCTGCCATTTATATATGAAGAAACCATCGTATTTTTCCATCTAAGATTCCCACTTATATAAAGTAGGGTTATTCCTTAGATCCAATCGTGAGACTCCCACTTCAAAAAGTGGGAGTGATCCCCATTGAGTACACTCCTGCGGTAGAAGTAGATTTGAGAACTTGCAAATTTGAGCTGCCGAAAAAGAAGGATTTAAAAACCATGTCTAGAATTGGTAAATAAACGATGATGACGATTCAGCAACGATTATGATGGTTTAGTTAGGGGGAAAAGGTGAGACATTTCAATTATTTGCCGCGCGAAGGTCAAGATATTACGTTTTTTAAGGCTCCGGAGCCTTTCGATAAATATACACCGCGTTCTGTCCTTGCTTATGCTCTCGGCGCGACCCTTTATATGCCGGGAACACGGAAAACCATTGCTCAAGACATTATCGATAAAAAGAATCCGGCTTTGGTCTCAACAGTCTTTTGTTTAGAAGATTCCATTGGAGATGCTGAAGTGCCTTTGGCAGAAGAAAACCTGACTGTTCAATTCGAGAGACTTGGTCAGGCGATTGAGCGTGGAGAGCTGTTCAAGGAGGATCTTCCTCTGATCTTTCTGCGAGTTCGTAACCCTGATCAAATCCTTAGACTCTACCGGAGGATGGCAGGGTTTTCTCATTTGGTTGCCGGGTTTGTCTTCCCGAAATTCACTTCAGATAGCTTTCGTTACCTGGAAGTGCTTAAGGATCTGAACCATCAATCCTCGGATCGATTTTACGGAATGCCAATCATTGAAAGCCCTCAAGTAATTTACAGGGAAACTCGAAGCCGTGAATTGTTAGAAATAAAACGGCTTCTTGATTTGTATCAGGATTTTATCGTAAATGTTCGAATAGGGGCTACCGATTTCTCCGGCCTTTTTGGAATTCGCAGAGGGCCGGATGTGACCATCTATGATATTACCGTTATACGTGATTGCATCGCTGATATTCTCAACATTTTTGCTCGAGCTGAGAGCGGTTATGTCGTTTCCGGACCTGTCTGGGAATACTTTGCTGGTGAGGGCAGGGTACTAAAACCTCTACTGCGTAAAAGTCCTTTTGAAGAATTCCAGAGGAGTCATCAGGGAATTCAGGGGACCAACCTGCGAGGTCAGCTCTTAAACAAGTACGTTGACGGCTTGATGCGGGAGGTCATCTTAGATAAGGAAAATGGAATGATTGGCAAAACCGTCATTCATCCCAGCCATTTGATCCCTGTTCAGGCTCTCTATGTTGTGGGGCATGAAGAGTATCTTGATGCTATGGCTATTTTAGAACAGTCCTATGGTCAACAGGGGGTCATTCGCAGTCACTATACTAATAAAATGAATGAACCTAAACCGCATTATCAATGGGCTCAAAAAATATTAAGTCGAGCTCAAAATTATGGAGTATTTCATGAACAACAAAATTTTGTCGGGTTACTCAGGCAAGACTTATCAGTATAAACTTGAAGATCTTAGTTTAAAGATTTGTCTGCAGAGCAACCCTTTTACTTTGGAACCCGAAGCCCTGTTTTCTTTGGCTTTAAGGAAAAACAAGCGGCGGAGATTTTTATTTGTCAGCAAGGTCTTGGGCAAACATATTCCAGTTGAGCCCTTATTGCCGCTTTTAGCCGGGGCCGCCTTAGCGGTTCAATATGCCAACTCGCTCTCGGGAATTACTCATCCATATACCTCCTCGCTGCTTCAGGCCCTTAGGACAAAACAGAAGTTGCAGGAAGTTTTTGCAGAACTGGTACAAAAGCCTCTTATGGTTCTTCCGGAGAAGACCTTGTTTATCGGCTTTGCCGAAACGGCAACGGCTTTAGGACAATCGGTTTTCGGCCTGTTTGAAAATGCCGGTTATCTTCATACCACCCGGGAAGATATTCCTTGTTTAAAATCCGAACTCGAATTTCGCGAAGAGCATTCTCATGCCATTAATCACCGTTGCTACTTGAACAACAACGACGATCTGCACACTGCAAAAACTATTGTGTTCGTTGATGATGAGCTGACCACAGGAAATACCGTTCTTAACCTCATCCGAGCAATTCATCATCAATACCCTAAGAAGAATTATGTGACTCTGTCGCTTCTGGACTGGAGATCAGCGGAACATCGTGCGGCGTTCAAACAGGTGGAATTAGAACTGGGTATAAAAATTCATTCGTTTTCCTTGCTGGGCGGAGATTTTAGCTATACTGATCCGGTCAAGGGACAAAGCCCAAATGCTGATCCTTCCTGGGAACCCTTTGCTGTCGGAGATCTGACTCAGCCAAAAGGAAACCCCTCAATAGAGTATCGAACGCTTTCGGAAGGTTATCCTTTTGTTCCATTGGAGCTGGTGCCTGTTTACTCTCTGGATTCTGAGGGACTTAAGAACCTAACTCCCTATCTAAGACTGACAGGCAGATTTGGATTATCCTGGAGTGACCATCAGAAAAGCATCTCTTTAGCCCAAAAAGTTGGCCGGGCATTGAAACACCATCGTCAAGGAGCTAGGACACTTTGTCTGGGAAGCGGAGAATTTATGTATTTTCCTATGTTGATCTCAGCGTATATGGGTGATGGAGTAAAATTCCATTCTACCACCAGGAGCCCAATCTATACCATAGCCAAACCTGACTACGCCATTCAAAATGGATGGGCGTTCCCAAGTCCTGAAGATCCGGGGGTTATTAATTACGTCTATAATCTACCGGCAAACTATTACGATGAAGTGTATTTTTTTATTGAAAGAGAGATATGTCGTGAACGGTTATACCCTCTTCAGCAAATATTTCACGCTAAGGGTATTTTTCGTGTTGTTTTCATATTTTGTGTATCTTCCTCAGAAAGGAGATCTTTGAGTGACCTTAAGAACCCCTCGGCGGCCAATTCCTGATCCATTGCCTATGGGAAGCTATAGCCCCGAAGATGTGATTTTTCTTTTAAAAAACCTTAATGGTGTTATTCGAGAAACGGATTTAAAAACCAGGGAGAGTTTGATTCAATCAGGAGGACATTATTCAGAAATGTTGCCTATTGAATATCAGCCCAGTGCAGAATATCTCCGTCTTTTTCATCAATCACTACAGGAGAATGCCAATAAAGTCGCTGAAGCGGCAGGAATTGTTTCAGAACAAATCCTGCGCCGCAATGGCAGCAGGACCGTTCTCGTTTCCTTAGCGCGGGCCGGAACCCCTATCGGAGTTTTGCTGAAACGTTATCTGCTTGAAAAGCGAGGGTTGAACCTTCCCCATTACAGTATTTCGATCATACGCGGGAAGGGAATGGATGAAAATGCGATTCTTTATATCCTTCAACATCATCCGGAGTATAAACTTCAGTTTATTGATGGTTGGACAGGAAAAGGGGCGATAACCATGACACTGCGTGATGCCTGTCTTAAGTTCCAAGCGACCTATGGATACGAACTCGACAGTGATTTAGCCGTTCTCACGGACCCGGGGCATTGTGTCAATACCTTTGGTACCCGTGAGGATTTTCTTATTCCAAGTGCTTGTTTGAACTCTACTGTTTCAGGATTAATCAGCAGAACAGTGTTAAGAAAGGATCTAATCGGTGAACAGGATTTTCATGGGGCGAGATATTATCAGGAACTTGAGGCCGAAAATGTTTCCGGTCTCTTTGTGGATACCATCTCGGCCCAATTTAAAAATCTTGATAGGGAACATTTGGCGAATTTACCCTTGAAAAATACTGAGATTACCTGGAAGGGACTCAAGGACTTAGAGGAAATTCAGAAAAAGTATCAGGTGAGGGATATTAATTTGCTGAAACCAGGTTTGGGAGAAACAACGAGAGTTCTCTTAAGACGGTTGCCTGAAAGGATTTTGGTCAATGAACCGGATAACCCAAACTTAAAACATATTCTGCTGTTAGCCAAGGACAGAGGAGTTCCGGTAGAAGTTTTTCCGGAATTAACTTACGCCTGCTGTGGTATGATCAAGCAATTATCATGAGGAAATCAATGTTATTTGCCAGCGACCTTGATCAAACTTTAATCTATTCTCATCGTTCCTTAACTCCTTCGTCGAAGGCTGATCCAATCTTGCCGGTTGAGCGGTTAGATAATCGGGATGTCTCTTTCATGACTCAAAATGCCCTCAAGTTGTTACAAGAACTATCCGGGCAGATTCTCTTTGTACCCGTTACCACCAGAACAATACTTCAATATTCCCGAGTTAATTTGCAAGGCTATGGGATATGCCCTCGTTACGCTGTGACGAGTAATGGCGGAACTGTTATTCAAGAAGGCTGCGAAGATAAGGCGTGGAAAGAACAGGTTTTAGCAGGAAACGTTAATTGCGCGGATGTTCGGGATTTACTTAGTAAGTTTCGGGAAATTTCTCATCCTTCCTGGGTGCTCAAGGAATCCGATAAATTAGCCGATGACCTGTTTTATTATTGTATCGTTGACCGCGAGAAAATGCCTTATTCTGAATTAGACGATTTTGCTCTCTGGGCCGGTAAGCTGCGTTGGACTCTTTCGATTCAGGGAAGAAAACTCTATCTCATTCCGTACCATGTCAGTAAAAAGTCCGCTATTCTCTATCTTCAAGAAAAAGAAGGTCTCAGCACTCTTGCGGCGGCCGGTGATTCTCTCTTAGACCTTGAATTGCTGCAGCAGGCTGATGCGGCTTTTGCACCGTCCCACGGCGAGCTGTTTTTGCAATATCAAATGGGAGTGTTTACTGCAAAGAGAATTAACAATCAAGGAATTCAATTTACCAGGACCAGCGGTATTGGAGCTGCGGAAGAAATCTTACGACATGTTCTAAAGATGCTTGATTAAAGGTAAGTTGTATAATGTATTCATTTCAAGTACAATGAGTGTGGTAAACATTGTAAAAATAATCGCATAAAACGTATTCATGTGTTAAAGTAATGGTTAAAATAGCATAATGGAGGAAAAATGTGAAAGTTATGTGAACATTTTAAACGTAGTGTTTTGCTTCCCTTGGTTGTGATACTATACAATAAACTTGTGTCAATAGGAGTGGTTCTAAGTGGATTCCGTTTCATCTTTTTTCC is a window encoding:
- a CDS encoding demethoxyubiquinone hydroxylase family protein, giving the protein MDQKLLSRFKEFYTLETFQVAYYNEQLQSSTDEYYCHAFEKMAQIEQGHVDFFAEELDKANVDPPTVKGSVFSLAGTFLGDMVKSTGAHNTCKLGMALENKAIQTYQAFIQESTDKKYSILRRTLMEYRLDEEFHSLWLQDYMKKHPI
- a CDS encoding YeiH family protein; translated protein: MAYVGTTTNFKPKSRLFRFYGGILFTLAIAAIGTVASNLPILDRIGAMLTSILIAVVYGNVFGYPESIHTGIQFSGHKILRFAIILYGFKLNIDVVINQGGLLLVHDILSILVAISITVLLGKLFKGEKMLTLLLGIGTGVCGAAAIAAVSPVVNADDEDTALGAGIIALVGTVFAIGYALIRPILPISPVQFGIWSGISLHEIAHVAAAAATAGPNALEIGLLAKLGRVFLLIPLSMILSLWTRRNKKQGEAKRAPFPWFLIGFLAASIIGTYFHIPKIILKEISDVIGPFLLAAAMVGLGLHVNVSRLRNRALRPLLAMLIASIVLSVFSYATLWF
- the dapA gene encoding 4-hydroxy-tetrahydrodipicolinate synthase, whose protein sequence is MEKNTVFKGIATALITPLDETGINYEQFGKLIDWQITEGIDALVICGTTGEASTLTDAEHREAISFAVQRAAGRVPIIAGTGSNDTEYAHDLTRYACEAGADAMLVVTPYYNKATQKGLIKMFTQIADKSTKPIILYNVPSRTGINIEPETYEVLAEHQNIVGIKEANGNISKIVETMARVRGKLDLYSGNDDQIVPLMALGGIGCISVLSNIMPAQTREICTRFFNGDIAGSAEQQFELYNLINVLFSEVNPIPVKAAMAAMGFCKDYLRLPLTTIEDTHREKLISIMRRYGLNV
- a CDS encoding NAD(P)/FAD-dependent oxidoreductase yields the protein MNNSGVQPKADVIIIGAGIIGLSIAYHLLEREPQCSIIVLEKEKLLGLGSTGTCTGGIRYQFTSPLLRKLSLQSRDFFLNFETVFDAPCWYRERGYLMLASQEFLWKELRQATEQAKDEGIPINLLLQEDLEKNFPYLQRERYLGGTFGQWDAYADPYAVLAALYASVRRKGVRVNFEQEVTKIITRDEDVIGVETTKGTLWSPIVVNASGPYAAKVAASAGIMLPVHPFLRQVYVCTNPKDVPPAAPLIVDLTSGFYLHQEASGKTILLGGTDKDTRPGIDETIDKSLAEEFFMAAMETIPSALNIKWLRTYTGIREQTSDFHPILGEVSELKGFFVVSGLSGHGFMHAPAIGSIMAELIIKGGSERIESSLLFPQRFSRSHLSEALEF
- a CDS encoding M24 family metallopeptidase, with product MNKQRINDVIDKMKKEGLTQIIVSSTASLYYLTGYWVEPHERMIALYLDASGKAVLFGNEIFGLNSMPDLPLICHTDSENPVKDLANVVKAGKLGIDKFWSSKFLIELMGLRNDVVPVHGSAPVDLARMFKDEPEMIMMRHNSRINDQVVGTVISMLEDGVTENYLASQVNKLFLQNGADCEGTQIVCFGANGADPHHSSDSTVLQTGDSVILDIFTPLNHYWCDMTRTVFYKTVSEQQRRVYDLVKLANETAISRIKPGVLLSEIDKTARDIIIQGGYGKYFTHRLGHGIGLECHEPPDVSLASDIPLEAGMIFSVEPGIYLPGEFGVRIEDLVMVMEDGCEVLNKYPKELQVIL
- the mqnE gene encoding aminofutalosine synthase MqnE; translation: MQFRSVLSGLEDIGQKLEKGERLDRADGISLLRTNNILGLGYLANEARHAKVGDQVYFNNNAHINYSNVCKVRCGFCAFGKDLDEKGSYTMTIEQVVERAKHFASLGATEIHMVGGIHPELPFSFYVEMLQKVQESVPQVSIKAFTAAEYDYFAQIEGVPVEEILKRLAKVGLRFVTGGGAENFSQRVRDIICPGKLSGERWLEVHRTAHKLGIPTNANMLYGIIETDEELIDHLLALRKLQDETGGFYALIPTAFHPKNTKFEYLPQASAVRTLKVIATARLILDNFRYIKAYWVSSGLQLAQMCLNFGANDLDGVVREEKIYHTAGASSPQEQSEQELIRMINEVGLTAVERDTFYNVRKIYEPNPK